In the Brassica napus cultivar Da-Ae chromosome A7, Da-Ae, whole genome shotgun sequence genome, one interval contains:
- the LOC106357580 gene encoding probable RNA-dependent RNA polymerase 5 isoform X1: MITSQRSLIVLPARLETVLEKIYSKHKCPPINDDSRQRLSSIPEEIAFDLLRKAFNSPGTSSLDRFIASKLTSSYPPPGSSRSRLSQEEIPVDYEAPSLRRRQVNGGSSLHIPPPPQLLLALGELEFNKAFLLLTYIPRKDLGQVEITAEEIRGWKDLSMVAFEAAVWDSLGNKFCSPTDRRLSLECDNEKTSYYQCHVASDGSYTFKGPLLEPTGTHLHKVLGDANVLTVKFEDVPRNSSTDRYTTYRRIAKNGIMLGLRRYQFFVFKDGGKEEKKKDFSTKGVKCYFIRTDSTSANDVGSPYIFSGKSVYEARMHFMHVHTLPSLANYMARFSLILSKTKKLEVDMTGITFEKIDDIHCHDQNNNDVLDKNGKPCIHSDGTGYISEDLARMCPVNILKGKCLRNDNVQTPVQDPPLLIQFRMFFDGYAVKGTFLLNKKLPPQTVQVRPSMIKVSKDPALSDFSTFDSLEVVTTSNPPKRTKLSKNLVALLSYGGIPDEFFLDILLNTLEEYKTIFNNKRAALKAALNYGDMDDQNAAQMILVGIPLDEPHLKDHLSILSNTEKNDLRAGKLPVSESYYLMGTVDPTGELKEDEVCVILESGQISGNVLVYRNPGLHFGDIHVLKATYVKALEEYVGNSKYGVFFPQKGPRSLGDEIAGGDFDGDLYFISRNPELLEHFKPSEPWVSLTPPTKGNSARKPSHLSPAELEEELFDMFLKARFNASNVVGIAADSWLTIMDRFLVLGDENAEEKAEMKKKMLKLIDIYYDALDAPKKGAKVFLPDELRPDIFPHYMERDQKFKSTSILGIIYDFVKSQTAEEHKPSAEISKLACFEDEPVSDYHKKKWGQLYEKYRKEMIQAMGNKDESANEVIQRYKQEFYGAAGFEDNKKSIEELYPQALALYNVVYDHAIIMDNVRNCGFAWKVAGPILCRFYLEKKQGKSLLCSLPMLKELWG; this comes from the exons ATGATAACTTCGCAGAGGTCGCTGATCGTTCTTCCGGCTCGGCTCGAAACCGTTTTGGAGAAAATATACAGCAAACACAAATGTCCTCCCATAAACGACGACTCAAGGCAGAGACTTTCTTCGATCCCTGAGGAGATAGCTTTCGATTTGCTCAGGAAAGCTTTTAATTCTCCGGGAACGTCCAGCCTCGACCGCTTCATCGCCTCTAAGCTTACTAGCTCGTATCCTCCTCCTGGTTCCTCTCGAAGCAGACTTTCTCAAG AAGAGATACCTGTTGATTATGAAGCTCCTTCTTTGAGAAGACGCCAAGTCAATGGAGGGTCTTCTCTTCAcattcctcctcctcctcagctCTTACTAGCTTTGGGTGAACTTGAGTTCAACAAGGCCTTTCTCTTGCTTACCTACATTCCTCG GAAAGATCTGGGTCAGGTTGAAATAACTGCTGAAGAGATCAGAGGATGGAAGGATTTGTCTATGGTTGCATTTGAAGCTGCGGTTTGGGACAGTTTGGGAAATAAATTTTGTTCCCCAACAGACCGTAGATTG TCACTGGAATGTGATAATGAGAAGACTAGCTACTACCAATGTCATGTTGCTTCGGATGGCAGTTACACATTCAAG GGCCCTCTTCTTGAACCCACTGGAACACACCTGCACAAGGTCTTGGGTGATGCTAATGTGTTGACTGTCAAGTTTGAGGATGTCCCGAGAAACTCATCAACCGATCGTTACACTACATACAGAAGGATTGCCAAGAATGGTATCATGCTTGGGTTACGTCGTTATCAATTTTTTG TTTTCAAAGATGgtggaaaagaagaaaagaagaaagactTTTCTACAAAGGGAGTGAAATGCTACTTCATACGCACAGACTCCACGTCTGCTAATGATGTGGGAAGTCCCTACATCTTCTCCGGGAAGTCAGTTTATGAAGCTCGCATGCATTTTATGCATGTCCACACATTGCCATCTTTGGCCAACTACATGGCAAG GTTTTCATTGATTCTTTCAAAGACCAAGAAGCTTGAAGTTGACATGACTGGGATCACCTTCGAGAAAATCGATGATATACACTGCCAT GATCAAAACAATAATGATGTTCTGGATAAGAATGGGAAACCATGTATACATTCAGATGGCACTGGCTAcatctctgaagatcttgctcGGATGTGTCCAGTAAACATATTAAAAGGAAAATGTCTCAGAAATGATAATGTTCAAACCCCTGTTCAAGACCCG CCTCTTCTGATCCAGTTTCGGATGTTTTTTGATGGCTATGCTGTTAAGGGAACTTTTCTCCTAAACAAGAAA CTTCCTCCTCAGACTGTCCAGGTTCGACCTTCTATGATCAAGGTCTCTAAAGATCCAGCTTTGTCAGATTTTAGCACTTTTGATTCCCTAGAGGTTGTCACAACAAG TAATCCACCTAAAAGAACAAAGTTATCAAAAAACTTGGTTGCGCTGCTTAGCTATGGAGGAATCCCTGATGAATTCTTTCTGGATATATTGCTCAACACCCTGGAAGAGTACAAAACCatcttcaacaacaaacgtgctGCTCTTAAAG CTGCCCTTAACTATGGGGATATGGACGATCAGAACGCTGCACAAATGATTTTGGTTGGTATCCCACTTGACGAACCACACTTGAAGGATCATTTGTCTATTCTTTCAAACACAGAGAAGAATGATCTCAGAGCAGGAAAGCTTCCTGTGAGTGAATCATACTACCTCATGGGTACTGTTGATCCCACCGGAGAGTTGAAGGAAGATGAAGTCTGTGTCATCCT TGAGTCTGGCCAAATCTCAGGGAATGTGCTAGTTTACAGGAATCCTGGACTACATTTTGGAGACATACATGTACTTAAGGCTACTTATGTTAAGGCCTTGGAGGAGTATGTAGGAAACTCCAAGTATGGTGTCTTCTTTCCTCAGAAAGGTCCAAGATCTTTGGGAGATGAGATTGCAGGTGGTGATTTTGATGGTGATTTGTATTTCATCTCCAGAAATCCAGAG CTACTTGAACACTTCAAACCAAGTGAGCCGTGGGTGAGTTTGACTCCTCCTACTAAAGGCAACTCTGCTAGAAAGCCAAGCCATCTTTCACCAGCGGAGCTGGAGGAAGAGCTTTTCGATATGTTCTTGAAGGCAAGATTTAATGCTAG CAATGTTGTAGGGATAGCTGCTGATAGCTGGTTAACAATAATGGACCGCTTCCTCGTGCTAGGAGATGAGAACGCTGAGGAAAAAGctgaaatgaagaagaaaatgttAAAGCTGATTGATATATACTATGATGCTCTTGATGCACCAAAGAAAGGTGCTAAGGTCTTTCTCCCAGACGAGCTGAGGCCTGACATTTTCCCACACTACATGGAGCGTGATCAGAAATTCAAGTCCACTTCTATTCTTGGAATAATCTATGACTTTGTTAAATCACAGACAGCAGAGGAACACAAACCATCAGCTG AGATCAGTAAACTTGCGTGTTTCGAAGATGAGCCAGTCTCTGATTATCATAAGAAGAAATGGGGACAGTTGTATGAAAAGTACAGAAAGGAGATGATACAGGCGATGGGTAACAAAGATGAATCAGCCAATGAAGTTATCCAGAGATACAAGCAG GAGTTCTATGGTGCTGCAGGGTTTGAAGACAACAAGAAAAGTATAGAAGAACTTTATCCGCAAGCCTTGGCACTTTACAACGTCGTTTACGACCATGCAATCATAATGGATAACGTTCGAAACTGTGGGTTTGCCTGGAAGGTTGCAGGACCGATCCTGTGCAGGTTCTACCTTGAGAAAAAGCAGGGAAAATCCTTACTGTGTTCACTCCCAATGCTTAAAGAGCTTTGGGGTTGA
- the LOC106357580 gene encoding probable RNA-dependent RNA polymerase 5 isoform X2 → MITSQRSLIVLPARLETVLEKIYSKHKCPPINDDSRQRLSSIPEEIAFDLLRKAFNSPGTSSLDRFIASKLTSSYPPPGSSRSRLSQEEIPVDYEAPSLRRRQVNGGSSLHIPPPPQLLLALGELEFNKAFLLLTYIPRKDLGQVEITAEEIRGWKDLSMVAFEAAVWDSLGNKFCSPTDRRLSLECDNEKTSYYQCHVASDGSYTFKGPLLEPTGTHLHKVLGDANVLTVKFEDVPRNSSTDRYTTYRRIAKNGIMLGLRRYQFFVFKDGGKEEKKKDFSTKGVKCYFIRTDSTSANDVGSPYIFSGKSVYEARMHFMHVHTLPSLANYMARFSLILSKTKKLEVDMTGITFEKIDDIHCHDQNNNDVLDKNGKPCIHSDGTGYISEDLARMCPVNILKGKCLRNDNVQTPVQDPPLLIQFRMFFDGYAVKGTFLLNKKTVQVRPSMIKVSKDPALSDFSTFDSLEVVTTSNPPKRTKLSKNLVALLSYGGIPDEFFLDILLNTLEEYKTIFNNKRAALKAALNYGDMDDQNAAQMILVGIPLDEPHLKDHLSILSNTEKNDLRAGKLPVSESYYLMGTVDPTGELKEDEVCVILESGQISGNVLVYRNPGLHFGDIHVLKATYVKALEEYVGNSKYGVFFPQKGPRSLGDEIAGGDFDGDLYFISRNPELLEHFKPSEPWVSLTPPTKGNSARKPSHLSPAELEEELFDMFLKARFNASNVVGIAADSWLTIMDRFLVLGDENAEEKAEMKKKMLKLIDIYYDALDAPKKGAKVFLPDELRPDIFPHYMERDQKFKSTSILGIIYDFVKSQTAEEHKPSAEISKLACFEDEPVSDYHKKKWGQLYEKYRKEMIQAMGNKDESANEVIQRYKQEFYGAAGFEDNKKSIEELYPQALALYNVVYDHAIIMDNVRNCGFAWKVAGPILCRFYLEKKQGKSLLCSLPMLKELWG, encoded by the exons ATGATAACTTCGCAGAGGTCGCTGATCGTTCTTCCGGCTCGGCTCGAAACCGTTTTGGAGAAAATATACAGCAAACACAAATGTCCTCCCATAAACGACGACTCAAGGCAGAGACTTTCTTCGATCCCTGAGGAGATAGCTTTCGATTTGCTCAGGAAAGCTTTTAATTCTCCGGGAACGTCCAGCCTCGACCGCTTCATCGCCTCTAAGCTTACTAGCTCGTATCCTCCTCCTGGTTCCTCTCGAAGCAGACTTTCTCAAG AAGAGATACCTGTTGATTATGAAGCTCCTTCTTTGAGAAGACGCCAAGTCAATGGAGGGTCTTCTCTTCAcattcctcctcctcctcagctCTTACTAGCTTTGGGTGAACTTGAGTTCAACAAGGCCTTTCTCTTGCTTACCTACATTCCTCG GAAAGATCTGGGTCAGGTTGAAATAACTGCTGAAGAGATCAGAGGATGGAAGGATTTGTCTATGGTTGCATTTGAAGCTGCGGTTTGGGACAGTTTGGGAAATAAATTTTGTTCCCCAACAGACCGTAGATTG TCACTGGAATGTGATAATGAGAAGACTAGCTACTACCAATGTCATGTTGCTTCGGATGGCAGTTACACATTCAAG GGCCCTCTTCTTGAACCCACTGGAACACACCTGCACAAGGTCTTGGGTGATGCTAATGTGTTGACTGTCAAGTTTGAGGATGTCCCGAGAAACTCATCAACCGATCGTTACACTACATACAGAAGGATTGCCAAGAATGGTATCATGCTTGGGTTACGTCGTTATCAATTTTTTG TTTTCAAAGATGgtggaaaagaagaaaagaagaaagactTTTCTACAAAGGGAGTGAAATGCTACTTCATACGCACAGACTCCACGTCTGCTAATGATGTGGGAAGTCCCTACATCTTCTCCGGGAAGTCAGTTTATGAAGCTCGCATGCATTTTATGCATGTCCACACATTGCCATCTTTGGCCAACTACATGGCAAG GTTTTCATTGATTCTTTCAAAGACCAAGAAGCTTGAAGTTGACATGACTGGGATCACCTTCGAGAAAATCGATGATATACACTGCCAT GATCAAAACAATAATGATGTTCTGGATAAGAATGGGAAACCATGTATACATTCAGATGGCACTGGCTAcatctctgaagatcttgctcGGATGTGTCCAGTAAACATATTAAAAGGAAAATGTCTCAGAAATGATAATGTTCAAACCCCTGTTCAAGACCCG CCTCTTCTGATCCAGTTTCGGATGTTTTTTGATGGCTATGCTGTTAAGGGAACTTTTCTCCTAAACAAGAAA ACTGTCCAGGTTCGACCTTCTATGATCAAGGTCTCTAAAGATCCAGCTTTGTCAGATTTTAGCACTTTTGATTCCCTAGAGGTTGTCACAACAAG TAATCCACCTAAAAGAACAAAGTTATCAAAAAACTTGGTTGCGCTGCTTAGCTATGGAGGAATCCCTGATGAATTCTTTCTGGATATATTGCTCAACACCCTGGAAGAGTACAAAACCatcttcaacaacaaacgtgctGCTCTTAAAG CTGCCCTTAACTATGGGGATATGGACGATCAGAACGCTGCACAAATGATTTTGGTTGGTATCCCACTTGACGAACCACACTTGAAGGATCATTTGTCTATTCTTTCAAACACAGAGAAGAATGATCTCAGAGCAGGAAAGCTTCCTGTGAGTGAATCATACTACCTCATGGGTACTGTTGATCCCACCGGAGAGTTGAAGGAAGATGAAGTCTGTGTCATCCT TGAGTCTGGCCAAATCTCAGGGAATGTGCTAGTTTACAGGAATCCTGGACTACATTTTGGAGACATACATGTACTTAAGGCTACTTATGTTAAGGCCTTGGAGGAGTATGTAGGAAACTCCAAGTATGGTGTCTTCTTTCCTCAGAAAGGTCCAAGATCTTTGGGAGATGAGATTGCAGGTGGTGATTTTGATGGTGATTTGTATTTCATCTCCAGAAATCCAGAG CTACTTGAACACTTCAAACCAAGTGAGCCGTGGGTGAGTTTGACTCCTCCTACTAAAGGCAACTCTGCTAGAAAGCCAAGCCATCTTTCACCAGCGGAGCTGGAGGAAGAGCTTTTCGATATGTTCTTGAAGGCAAGATTTAATGCTAG CAATGTTGTAGGGATAGCTGCTGATAGCTGGTTAACAATAATGGACCGCTTCCTCGTGCTAGGAGATGAGAACGCTGAGGAAAAAGctgaaatgaagaagaaaatgttAAAGCTGATTGATATATACTATGATGCTCTTGATGCACCAAAGAAAGGTGCTAAGGTCTTTCTCCCAGACGAGCTGAGGCCTGACATTTTCCCACACTACATGGAGCGTGATCAGAAATTCAAGTCCACTTCTATTCTTGGAATAATCTATGACTTTGTTAAATCACAGACAGCAGAGGAACACAAACCATCAGCTG AGATCAGTAAACTTGCGTGTTTCGAAGATGAGCCAGTCTCTGATTATCATAAGAAGAAATGGGGACAGTTGTATGAAAAGTACAGAAAGGAGATGATACAGGCGATGGGTAACAAAGATGAATCAGCCAATGAAGTTATCCAGAGATACAAGCAG GAGTTCTATGGTGCTGCAGGGTTTGAAGACAACAAGAAAAGTATAGAAGAACTTTATCCGCAAGCCTTGGCACTTTACAACGTCGTTTACGACCATGCAATCATAATGGATAACGTTCGAAACTGTGGGTTTGCCTGGAAGGTTGCAGGACCGATCCTGTGCAGGTTCTACCTTGAGAAAAAGCAGGGAAAATCCTTACTGTGTTCACTCCCAATGCTTAAAGAGCTTTGGGGTTGA
- the LOC125576639 gene encoding NADP-dependent malic enzyme 1-like, producing MEKNVKNSDMKSSVNGGVVDVYGEDSATIEHSITPWSLSVSSGYSLLRDPRYNKGLAFSEKERDTHYLRGLLPPAVVDQNLQEKRLINNIRQYQYPLQKYMALTELQERNERLFYKLLIDHVEELLPIVYTPTVGEACQKYGSIFRRPQGLFISLKERGKILDVLKNWPERNIQVIVVTDGERILGLGDLGCQGMGIPVGKLALYTALGGVRPSACLPVTIDVGTNNEKLLNDEFYIGLKQKRATGQEYRDLLHEFMSAVKQNYGENVLIQFEDFANHHAFELLAKYRDSHLVFNDDIQGTAAVVLAGLVSAQKLTNSPLAEHTFLFLGAGEAGTGIAELIALYISKQMNASVEESRKKIWLVDSKGLIVNSRKESLQAFKKPWAHEHEPVNDLLGAIKAIKPNVLIGSAGIGRSFTKEVIEAMSSINERPLIMALSNPTTQSECTAEEAYTWSKGRAIFASGSPFDPVEYEGSVFVSTQANNAYIFPGFGLGLVISGAVRVHDDMLLAAADALAGQVSKENYEKGMIYPSFSSIRKISAHIAANVATKAYELGLAGRLPRPKEIVKCAESSMYSPTYRIYR from the exons ATGGAGAAGAATGTGAAGAACTCGGATATGAAGTCCTCTGTCAATGGTGGCGTTGTTGATGTCTATGGAGAAGACTCAGCCACCATTGAGCACAGCATAACTCCATGGTCTCTCTCTGTTTCTAG TGGGTATTCATTACTGAGAGATCCTCGCTACAACAAAGGACTTGCTTtcagtgagaaagagagagacacACACTACTTGCGTGGCCTTCTTCCTCCAGCTGTTGTTGATCAAAATCTTCAG GAGAAGAGGCTGATCAACAACATCAGACAGTATCAATATCCATTACAAAAGTACATGGCCTTGACAGAACTTCAGGAAAGAAACGAGAGGCTGTTTTACAAGTTGTTGATAGATCATGTTGAGGAGCTTCTACCTATCGTTTATACTCCAACTGTTGGTGAAGCTTGTCAGAAATATGGAAGTATTTTCAGGCGACCTCAGGGTCTATTCATCAGTTTAAAAGAGAG AGGTAAAATTCTAGATGTGTTAAAGAACTGGCCTGAAAGGAACATACAGGTTATAGTTGTTACAGATGGTGAAaggattttgggtttaggagATCTTGGATGTCAG GGGATGGGTATACCTGTTGGTAAACTGGCCTTATATACAGCACTTGGAGGTGTTCGTCCTTCTGCG tGCTTACCTGTCACCATTGATGTGGGAACAAACAATGAGAAACTGTTGAATGATGAGTTCTACATAGGACTCAAACAAAAGCGAGCAACGGGACAG GAGTATAGAGACCTCTTGCATGAGTTCATGAGTGCTGTGAAGCAGAACTATGGTGAAAATGTTCTTATACAG TTTGAAGATTTTGCTAATCATCACGCTTTCGAGTTGCTTGCAAAGTACCGGGATAGTCACCTAGTCTTCAACGATGATATACAG GGGACAGCAGCTGTTGTTCTTGCTGGATTAGTGTCCGCACAGAAGTTAACTAATAGTCCACTTGCAGAGCACACCTTCCTCTTTCTTGGTGCTGGTGAA GCTGGTACTGGAATAGCAGAACTTATAGCTCTTTATATCTCAAAACAG ATGAATGCTTCGGTAGAGGAAAGCCGCAAGAAGATCTGGCTTGTTGACTCTAAG GGACTGATTGTTAACTCTCGTAAAGAATCACTGCAAGCCTTCAAGAAACCATGGGCTCATGAACATGAACCTGTCAATGACCTCTTAGGTGCCATCAAG GCCATAAAACCGAATGTTCTGATTGGATCTGCTGGCATTGGACGGTCTTTCACAAAAGAAGTGATTGAAGCCATGTCTTCCATTAATGAG AGACCTTTGATAATGGCACTCTCTAACCCAACAACACAATCAGAATGTACAGCTGAAGAAGCTTATACCTGGAGTAAG GGTCGTGCAATATTTGCAAGTGGAAGCCCGTTTGATCCAGTTGAGTATGAAGGAAGTGTGTTTGTATCTACTCAGGCGAACAATGCCTACATATTTCCTGGTTTTGGACTTGGTTTGGTCATCTCCGGAGCAGTACGAGTACATGATGATATGCTTCTGGCCGCAG CGGATGCATTAGCTGGACAAGTAAGCAAAGAGAACTATGAGAAAGGaatgatatatccttccttctcTTCCATCCGCAAAATATCAGCTCACATCGCAGCCAATGTAGCAACTAAAGCATATGAACTTG GACTGGCGGGGAGGCTTCCACGGCCAAAGGAGATTGTCAAGTGTGCGGAGAGTAGCATGTACAGCCCCACCTATCGTATCTACCGTTGA
- the LOC125576640 gene encoding uncharacterized protein LOC125576640 produces the protein MSTTLDSMDSILFSLSRAFCTPFAVFVQIQGCVICLLLALGWLMAAYVRNREIKRIKNSMKAGNSLAFLYQDMNELEHSRQAKLPRVSVVMPLKGFGEHNLHNWRSQITSLYGGPLEFLFVLESTEDPAYHAVSRLLATHQDHVEAKVVIAGLATTCSQKIHNQLIGVEKMHKDTKYVLFLDDDVSLHPGTIGALTSEMEKNPEIFIQTGYPLDLPSGTLGSYCIYEYHMPCSMGFATGGTTFFLWGGCMMMHADDFRQDRYGVVSGLRDGGYSDDMTLAALAGAHKRLITSPPVAVFPHPLATDLSFGRYWNYLRKQTFVLESYISKVNWIMNKALFAVHCYLSWGFVAPYVMSVIHITSALRIYIKGYSQLEDATFASSGMSLVILLAICTFIELLAMWNLTRREVTLCNLLSPEAPRLTLAPYNWALIFIAMLVDNFLYPISAFRSHFSQSINWSGIRYHLRNGKVFKIERRNDMVPAKTDLGGKHLYGKKGATHKASFLSSLGRNLAHWRQPKKFDV, from the exons ATGTCTACTACATTGGACTCCATGGATTccattctcttctctctcagcAGAGCCTTCTGCACCCCTTTCGCCGTCTTCGTTCAGATCCAG GGATGTGTTATATGCTTACTCCTTGCTCTAGGCTGGTTAATGGCTGCATATGTCAG GAAccgagagattaagagaatcaAAAACAGCATGAAAGCAGGAAACAGCTTGGCGTTTCTCTATCAAGACATGAATGAACTCGAGCACTCTAGGCAGGCTAAACTTCCCAGGGTTTCCGTTGTCATGCCTCTAAAAGGCTTCGGAGAACACAATCTGCACAATTGGAGAAGTCAG ATCACCTCTCTCTATGGTGGACCACTGGAATTCCTATTTGTTTTAGAAAGTACTGAAGACCCTGCTTATCATGCTGTTTCCCGTCTATTAGCTACGCATCAG GATCATGTTGAAGCTAAGGTTGTTATTGCTGGTTTAGCAACTACTTGCAGCCAGAAAATTCATAATCAGTTG ATTGGAGTTGAGAAAATGCACAAAGATACCAAATATGTGTTGTTTTTGGACGATGATGTTAGCCTGCATCCTGGAACAATTGGAGCACTCACGTCTGAGATGGAGAAAAATCCAGAG ATATTTATTCAAACTGGGTATCCTCTAGACTTGCCCTCTGGAACTCTTGGAAGTTATTGCATCTATGAGTACCACATG CCTTGCTCAATGGGATTTGCGACTGGTGGGACAACATTCTTTTTGTGGGGAGGGTGCATGATG ATGCATGCTGATGATTTCAGACAAGATCGATATGGTGTTGTCTCTGGCTTACGTGATGGTGGATACTCGGATGATATGACACTTGCCGCTTTAGCAG GTGCTCACAAGAGGCTCATTACATCTCCTCCTGTTGCTGTATTCCCTCATCCTCTTGCAACTGATCTAAGTTTTGGACG GTACTGGAACTACTTGAGAAAGCAAACCTTTGTGCTGGAATCTTACATATCCAAAGTTAACTGGATAATGAACAAGGCTTTGTTTGCCGTCCACTGTTATCTATCATGGGGTTTTGTTGCACCATATGTTATGTCTGTCATCCACATCACATCAGCTTTAAGAATTTATATCAAGGGATATAGTCAACTTGAAGACGCAACCTTTGCTTCTAGTG GTATGTCCCTTGTTATACTGTTGGCGATCTGCACCTTCATCGAGCTTCTAGCAATGTGGAATTTGACAAGACGAGAAGTGACGCTATGCAATCTGTTATCCCCAGAGGCTCCACGTCTCACTCTTGCACCTTACAACTGGGCACTT ATATTTATAGCAATGCTAGTGGACAACTTTCTATATCCGATCTCAGCATTCCGTTCTCACTTTTCTCAATCCATAAACTGGTCTGGAATTAGATACCACTTGAGAAATGGAAAGGTTTTCAAG ATTGAGAGAAGGAATGACATGGTACCAGCAAAGACTGATTTAGGAGGGAAACACTTGTATGGTAAGAAGGGAGCTACACATAAAGCTTCCTTCTTAAGCTCATTGGGAAGAAACTTGGCTCACTGGCGACAACCAAAGAAGTTTGATGTTTAA
- the LOC125576694 gene encoding factor of DNA methylation 5-like — MDNSSSESEESDYSEKPYKQLRDGELKVKLKEETFKCPFCSERKKQRYKDKELLAHATAVAKSTTRNCKQKANHLALSKYLHKDLAGDAEPVISLSKQKQAAVVNDDMYVWPWMGIVISPLRGNDDDKSLLLINKYPETKRIQEFSQRNIDRILREKEMLNKKLEYRMKGLDAWSKELDKKQALTELERLTLEGEKKKNDAVSSSLQLASLEQKRTDDRVLRLVEEHKRKKKEALNKILQLEKELNSKQQLQMEIQELKGKLQVMKHHREDEDDEDVKKKMKKMNEELEDKCSELQDLEDTNSALMIKERQSNDEIQEARQELITGLIGMLSGDRTNIRIKRLGELDEKPFLKACKERFKGEEAEVQYAMLCSKWQESLKDSGWYPFKRVGTEDKMKEVVDEEDEQLKKLREEWGEQVSEAVKTALEELNEYNPSGRYSVPALWNLKKKRNATLKEVIEYMTLQIKNLKNLKRKRKD, encoded by the exons ATGGATAATAGCAGTTCTGAGTCAGAGGAGAGTGACTACTCTGAGAAGCCTTACAAGCAACTGAGGGACGGGGAGCTGAAAGTTAAGCTAAAGGAGGAGACTTTCAAGTGCCCTTTTTGCTCTGAGAGGAAGAAGCAACGCTACAAGGACAAGGAGCTGCTTGCTCATGCCACTGCCGTCGCCAAATCCACCACTAGAAACTGTAAACAAAAGGCTAATCACTTGGCCTTGTCAAAGTACCTCCACAAGGATCTCGCTGGTGATGCTGAGCCAGTGATTAGCTTGTCCAAGCAGAAGCAAGCTGCTGTTGTGAATGACGACATGTATGTGTggccttggatggggattgtcaTCAGCCCACTGAGAGGAAACGATGACGACAAGAGTTTGCTACTTATAAACAAG tatccagaaacaaaaagGATTCAGGAGTTTTCGCAGCGCAACATCGACAGGATCTTACGAGAAAAAGAGATGCTGAACAAGAAACTGGAGTATAGGATGAAGGGTCTGGATGCTTGGTCCAAAGAATTGGACAAGAAGCAAGCATTAACTGAACTGGAGAGACTAACTCTTgaaggagagaagaagaag AACGATGCTGTGAGCTCCTCTCTCCAGTTAGCTTCACTTGAGCAGAAAAGGACGGATGATCGTGTACTGAGACTTGTGGAAGAACACAAG AGGAAAAAAAAGGAGGCACTGAACAAGATCCTTCAGCTTGAGAAGGAGTTAAACAGCAAGCAGCAACTTCAAATGGAGATTCAAGAGCTGAAAGGAAAGCTGCAAGTCATGAAGCATCATagggaagatgaagatgatgaggacgttaagaagaaaatgaaaaagatgaATGAAGAGCTAGAGGACAAGTGCTCCGAGCTGCAAGATCTAGAGGATACTAACTCGGCCCTCATGATAAAAGAAAGGCAAAGCAATGATGAGATACAAGAAGCACGCCAAGAATTGATTACG GGATTGATAGGAATGTTGAGCGGTGATCGAACCAACATCAGAATAAAGCGGTTGGGAGAACTTGATGAAAAGCCATTCCTAAAAGCATGCAAGGAAAGATTCAAAGGGGAAGAAGCTGAGGTGCAGTACGCCATGCTTTGCTCAAAATGGCAGGAAAGCCTCAAGGATTCAGGATGGTATCCATTCAAACGCGTGGGGACTGAAGACAAAATGAAG GAAGTGgtggatgaagaagatgagcAACTTAAGAAGCTGAGAGAAGAGTGGGGTGAACAGGTGTCAGAGGCAGTGAAGACAGCACTGGAGGAGCTGAATGAGTACAACCCAAGTGGGCGGTACTCAGTCCCAGCACtatggaatttaaaaaaaaaaagaaatgcaaCACTTAAAGAAGTGATCGAATACATGACGCTGCAGATCAAGAATCTCAAGAATCTCAAACGCAAAAGAAAGGATTAG